CTGGCTCTCGGACGACGAGCAGCAGGCATGGATCGCCGTCGCCTACCTCGTGCTCCAGTTGCCGGGCGCGCTGGACACCCAGCTCCAGCGCGACGCCGGCGTCAATCTGTTCGAGTATCTGGTGCTCAGCCGGCTGTCGATGGCGCCGGAGCGAACGTTGCGGATGAGCGAGCTGGCAGAGCTGACCGGCGGTTCGCTGTCCCGGCTGTCGAACGTGATCAAGCGACTGGAGCAGCGGGGATTCGTCCGCCGCGAGCCCGATCCGGGCAACGGCCGCTACACGAACGCGATCCTGTCCGGGCCGGGATGGGAGAAGGTGGTCGCCGCCGCCCCTGGCCACGCGGCCGCCGTGCGGCACCTGGTGATCGATCCGCTCGACCCGACCCAGGTTGCCGCGCTGGGCTCGATCGGCGAACGGCTGCGCACCCACATCCGTGGCGAGTGCGACGGCGCGCGCGACCGTCGACTTGCCGGTACGGACGACACCGC
This genomic stretch from Jatrophihabitans cynanchi harbors:
- a CDS encoding MarR family winged helix-turn-helix transcriptional regulator; amino-acid sequence: MAARSVHPAEPRWLSDDEQQAWIAVAYLVLQLPGALDTQLQRDAGVNLFEYLVLSRLSMAPERTLRMSELAELTGGSLSRLSNVIKRLEQRGFVRREPDPGNGRYTNAILSGPGWEKVVAAAPGHAAAVRHLVIDPLDPTQVAALGSIGERLRTHIRGECDGARDRRLAGTDDTADC